The proteins below are encoded in one region of Dasypus novemcinctus isolate mDasNov1 chromosome 13, mDasNov1.1.hap2, whole genome shotgun sequence:
- the POLR3GL gene encoding DNA-directed RNA polymerase III subunit RPC7-like, with amino-acid sequence MASRGGGRGRGRGQLTFNMEAVGIGKGDALPPPTLQPSPLFPPLEFRPVPLPSGEEGEYVLALKQELRGAMRQLPYFIRPAVPKRDVERYSDKYQMSGPIDNAIDWNPDWRRLPRELKIRVRKLQKERTTILLPKRPPKAPEDKEETIQKLETLEKKEEEVTSEEDEEKEEEEEKEEEEEEEYDEEEHEEETDYIMSYFDNGEDFGGDSDDNMDEAIY; translated from the exons ATGGCCAGCCGGGGTGGGGGCCGGGGTCGTGGCCGAGGCCAGTTGACCTTCAACATGGAAGCCGTAGGCATTGGGAAAGGGGATGCTTTGCCCCCGCCCACCCTGCAGCCTTCTCCGCTCTTCCCT CCCTTAGAATTCCGCCCAGTCCCTCTGCCctcaggagaggaaggagagtaTGTCCTGGCACTGAAGCAGGAGCTACGAGGGGCCATGAGGCAGCTCCCCTACTTCATCCGGCCAGCTGTCCCCAAGAGAG ATGTGGAACGTTACTCAGACAAATATCAGATGTCCGGACCGATAGACAATGCCATCGACTGGAACCCTG ATTGGCGACGTCTACCTCGGGAGCTAAAGATACGGGTGCGGAAGCTGCAGAAGGAGC gaacTACCATCCTACTCCCCAAGAGGCCCCCTAAGGCCCCAGAAGACAAGGAAGAAACAATACAGAAACTAGAG ACCCTggagaaaaaggaggaagaagtgACTTCAGAGGAagatgaggagaaagaagaagaagaggagaaggaagaggaagaagaagaggagtaCGATGAAGAAGAACATGAAGAG GAAACCGATTACATCATGTCATATTTTGACAATGGAGAGGACTTTGGGGGTGACAgtgatgacaacatggatgaggcTATATACTGA